A window from Proteiniborus ethanoligenes encodes these proteins:
- the tsaE gene encoding tRNA (adenosine(37)-N6)-threonylcarbamoyltransferase complex ATPase subunit type 1 TsaE — MNIDSIKETENLGLMIGKLLKGGEVICMTGDLGAGKTTLTQSIAKGLDIEDYVTSPTFTIINEYKGRCDLYHFDVYRIGDIEEMYDLGYEEYFYSDGVAIIEWADIIEEILPDERLNITISKKDYMDSREITIEGKGDKYSNIIKELEELFEAIGKKGVERI, encoded by the coding sequence ATGAATATAGACAGTATAAAAGAGACAGAAAATTTAGGACTTATGATAGGAAAACTATTAAAGGGTGGGGAAGTAATATGTATGACAGGAGATTTAGGAGCAGGTAAAACTACCTTAACTCAGTCAATAGCCAAGGGTTTAGATATAGAAGACTATGTTACCAGTCCTACATTTACAATAATAAATGAATATAAGGGTAGATGTGACTTGTATCATTTTGATGTTTATAGAATTGGTGATATTGAAGAAATGTATGATTTAGGATATGAAGAGTACTTTTATTCTGATGGTGTAGCTATTATAGAATGGGCAGATATAATAGAGGAGATTTTACCAGACGAAAGATTAAATATTACTATAAGTAAAAAAGATTACATGGATAGTAGGGAAATAACTATAGAAGGTAAGGGAGATAAGTATTCAAATATTATTAAAGAATTAGAAGAGCTATTTGAAGCTATAGGGAAAAAAGGAGTTGAAAGAATATGA
- the tsaB gene encoding tRNA (adenosine(37)-N6)-threonylcarbamoyltransferase complex dimerization subunit type 1 TsaB: MKVLAIDTSSTSATCAIIHEDKLLVEYTLNHKLTHSQKIMPIIQEALEGCELKVSDIDIFAVAKGPGSFTGLRIGVATIKGLAQAVNKSVVGIPTLDALAFNLPYCEGIVVPVMDARRDRVFTAIYKWTNGNLHIIKEQTVLEIEELIDILKERPETVVFVGDGTLVYKQRLTEELGEKARFAPKSANMARASSVAELAMAKAKEGKVESFLDLAPDYLRESQAQREYKEKHSLSGDRDE; this comes from the coding sequence ATGAAGGTCTTAGCCATCGATACCTCTAGTACTTCTGCCACATGTGCAATTATTCATGAAGACAAATTGTTAGTAGAATATACTCTTAATCATAAATTAACTCATTCACAAAAAATAATGCCTATTATTCAAGAAGCACTTGAAGGTTGTGAGCTAAAGGTCAGTGATATAGATATATTTGCAGTGGCTAAAGGACCAGGCTCATTTACAGGGTTAAGAATAGGAGTAGCCACCATAAAGGGTCTTGCTCAAGCAGTAAATAAAAGTGTAGTAGGGATACCTACCTTAGATGCACTTGCATTTAATTTGCCTTATTGTGAAGGAATAGTGGTACCTGTAATGGATGCTAGAAGAGATAGAGTGTTTACAGCTATATATAAATGGACAAATGGAAACCTACATATAATAAAAGAACAAACGGTATTAGAAATAGAAGAGCTTATAGATATTCTAAAAGAAAGGCCTGAAACAGTAGTCTTTGTTGGAGATGGAACTCTTGTGTATAAGCAAAGGCTTACTGAAGAATTAGGAGAGAAGGCGAGATTTGCCCCTAAAAGTGCTAACATGGCTAGGGCATCTTCGGTGGCAGAGCTTGCCATGGCTAAGGCTAAGGAAGGAAAGGTAGAAAGCTTTTTGGATTTAGCACCAGATTATTTAAGAGAATCTCAAGCCCAAAGAGAATACAAGGAGAAGCATTCTTTAAGCGGTGATAGAGATGAATGA
- the rimI gene encoding ribosomal protein S18-alanine N-acetyltransferase has translation MNDVIIREMTSDDIDGVLYVEREVFTTPWTREAFEIEINKNELARYIVAEKEGKIIGYGGLWLILDEGHITNIAVYPTYRGQGIGNEIVEKLIHVCEQRGIYNITLEVRKSNLIAQSLYKKYGFIDCGVRRGYYSDTNEDAVIMWRIK, from the coding sequence ATGAATGATGTAATTATAAGAGAAATGACTTCTGATGATATAGATGGAGTGCTTTATGTAGAAAGAGAAGTATTCACAACACCATGGACAAGGGAAGCATTTGAAATAGAAATAAATAAGAACGAATTAGCTAGATATATAGTTGCAGAGAAAGAGGGGAAAATAATTGGCTACGGTGGTCTGTGGCTTATACTCGATGAGGGGCATATAACCAATATAGCTGTTTATCCAACCTACAGAGGTCAAGGAATAGGAAACGAAATCGTTGAAAAGCTAATCCATGTATGTGAACAGAGAGGAATATATAACATAACCTTGGAAGTAAGGAAATCAAATTTAATAGCACAATCATTATATAAAAAATATGGTTTTATAGATTGTGGAGTAAGACGTGGCTATTATTCAGATACAAATGAGGATGCGGTTATTATGTGGAGAATTAAATAA
- a CDS encoding efflux RND transporter periplasmic adaptor subunit, with translation MAKNKKKVVFIVLAAILGLAVITAGVLKAVNKETSASTYVTVVEVEKENDFDSTLITEGVLKSKEQRNVVSSLPYTIQEVFLKEGDKVSEGDILLKLDVKDLEYKIRTAQTSLEMERQRLKNMERQLEEGNNTLELEKSLENAELAYENAKSKFESSKTLYEAGGISKAMLDADEANMITAKNNYELAQKRVEDSKNNEDLKTNIDIQRKNVEIQEISLKSQKEALEESIIKSPINGTIVISNARVGLPATAAAPLFVIEDLNNLEIEVGIGEYDISEIKIGQKVKVTGEAFKDKEMEGVVSFIAPSANVVPTGTGKETQVTVRIDILNTDNYLKPGFTANVAINTAFKSEALVLPYETVYEKRDGTKVVFKVENNKIKEVPVKIGIQGDLKQEVISADINLGDKIVINPTEKLYDDLEVSILNSKGEQK, from the coding sequence ATGGCAAAAAATAAGAAAAAAGTTGTATTTATAGTTCTTGCAGCTATATTAGGATTAGCTGTTATAACAGCAGGAGTTCTGAAAGCTGTTAATAAAGAAACAAGTGCTAGTACATACGTAACAGTAGTGGAAGTAGAGAAGGAAAATGATTTTGATTCAACTTTGATTACTGAAGGAGTTTTGAAATCAAAGGAACAAAGAAACGTGGTTTCAAGCCTTCCTTATACCATACAAGAAGTGTTTTTAAAAGAAGGGGATAAGGTATCAGAAGGAGATATTCTATTAAAGCTTGATGTGAAGGATTTAGAATATAAAATAAGAACTGCCCAAACTAGTCTTGAAATGGAAAGGCAAAGACTGAAAAACATGGAAAGACAGCTTGAAGAAGGGAACAATACTCTTGAGCTTGAAAAAAGCTTAGAAAATGCAGAATTAGCCTATGAAAATGCCAAGAGCAAATTTGAAAGCTCAAAAACTCTTTATGAAGCAGGAGGCATAAGCAAGGCTATGCTAGATGCAGATGAAGCAAATATGATAACAGCTAAAAATAATTATGAGCTAGCTCAAAAAAGGGTAGAGGATTCTAAAAATAACGAGGACTTAAAAACAAATATAGATATCCAAAGAAAAAATGTAGAGATTCAGGAAATATCTCTTAAATCTCAAAAAGAAGCCCTTGAGGAATCAATTATTAAAAGTCCTATAAATGGAACCATAGTAATATCTAACGCACGAGTTGGCTTACCAGCTACAGCAGCGGCACCTTTATTTGTTATCGAGGACTTAAATAATCTTGAAATAGAAGTTGGCATAGGTGAATATGATATAAGTGAAATAAAAATAGGACAGAAGGTAAAGGTTACTGGAGAAGCATTTAAAGATAAAGAAATGGAAGGAGTAGTATCCTTTATTGCACCGTCAGCAAATGTTGTACCTACTGGTACAGGCAAGGAAACACAAGTTACTGTAAGAATAGATATACTAAATACAGATAATTACTTAAAACCAGGATTTACAGCAAATGTAGCCATTAACACAGCATTTAAAAGCGAAGCCTTGGTTTTACCTTATGAAACAGTTTATGAAAAAAGAGATGGTACTAAGGTAGTGTTTAAGGTAGAAAATAATAAAATAAAAGAGGTACCTGTTAAAATCGGTATACAAGGAGATTTGAAGCAAGAAGTAATTTCTGCAGATATTAACCTAGGTGATAAAATAGTTATTAATCCTACTGAAAAGCTATATGATGACTTAGAGGTTTCAATTTTAAACAGTAAAGGTGAGCAAAAATGA
- a CDS encoding ABC transporter ATP-binding protein codes for MIKIENLGKIYDTGKISVEALKEVNLQIGKDEFVSIMGASGSGKSTLMNILGCLDRPTSGRYTLDEVSVENLNEVELAAIRNKKIGFVFQSFNLLPRTSALKNVELPMTYAGISKKERRQKALEVLEKVGLGDRVDHLPNELSGGQKQRVAIARALVNDPSILLADEPTGNLDTKSGQEIMSIFQQLNREGVTVVLVTHEPEIAQHTKRIVLFRDGRLIEDKKVKDQIIIRPQTALE; via the coding sequence ATGATAAAGATAGAAAACCTAGGTAAAATATATGATACAGGTAAGATATCTGTAGAGGCTTTAAAGGAAGTAAATCTCCAAATAGGAAAAGATGAGTTTGTTTCTATAATGGGAGCTTCAGGCTCTGGGAAATCAACACTTATGAATATATTAGGATGCTTAGATAGGCCTACATCAGGAAGGTATACACTAGATGAAGTATCCGTAGAAAATTTAAATGAAGTAGAGCTGGCCGCTATTAGAAATAAAAAAATTGGATTTGTATTTCAATCCTTTAATCTACTGCCTCGAACATCTGCACTTAAAAATGTAGAACTGCCTATGACCTATGCAGGAATATCTAAAAAAGAAAGAAGACAGAAGGCCTTAGAAGTATTAGAAAAGGTAGGTCTAGGAGACAGGGTAGACCATTTGCCTAACGAACTTTCTGGTGGTCAAAAACAAAGAGTAGCCATAGCTAGAGCCCTTGTAAATGATCCTTCTATTCTACTTGCAGATGAGCCTACAGGCAATCTTGACACTAAATCTGGTCAAGAAATAATGTCTATATTTCAACAGCTTAACAGAGAAGGAGTAACAGTAGTATTAGTAACTCATGAACCGGAGATAGCTCAGCATACTAAGAGAATAGTACTATTTAGAGATGGTCGTCTTATTGAGGATAAAAAAGTAAAGGATCAAATTATAATAAGGCCACAGACAGCATTAGAATGA
- a CDS encoding ABC transporter permease has translation MNFLESLGSALSSLWANKMRTFLTMLGIIIGIASVITIVSLGQGSQAQIGNEFEKIGANLVAVYTNWSKDLNRNDYFDEEDMKTIRRVFEDKITGVSVVLGSNGTAVKGRNNAPVSIYGVTEDYNRMTTIDLVDGRFLLESDTKGSRRVAIIDEKLADKIFKRKDVLGENLIIDTGASKLSLTIIGIYKTPGGTLENLAQQFIGDTTTLYVPYTMMRSLGYGDRYSQFQINIADNKKIDEVSKEIISLLERRHKNVGKDFYLYQSAQQQMDMMNNVLNMLASVVGAIAAISLLVGGIGVMNIMLVSVTERTREIGIRKAIGATRRDILVQFLVEAMIVSGTGGLIGTILGLTIQSIISMSIGIPPSASIGTILMAVLFSAAVGIFFGMYPANKAAKLDPIEALRYE, from the coding sequence ATGAATTTTTTAGAAAGCTTAGGTTCTGCATTATCAAGTCTTTGGGCAAATAAAATGCGTACTTTTTTGACCATGCTAGGTATAATAATAGGTATAGCTTCTGTAATAACTATAGTATCATTGGGGCAAGGCAGCCAGGCTCAGATAGGAAATGAGTTTGAAAAGATAGGAGCTAATTTAGTAGCTGTATATACTAATTGGTCAAAGGATTTAAATAGAAATGATTACTTTGACGAAGAGGATATGAAAACTATCCGAAGAGTATTTGAAGACAAAATAACAGGAGTATCTGTTGTGTTAGGCTCCAATGGTACTGCTGTTAAAGGCCGAAATAATGCTCCAGTCAGCATATACGGCGTAACTGAAGATTATAATAGGATGACTACTATAGACCTTGTAGATGGAAGATTCTTATTAGAATCAGATACAAAGGGAAGTAGAAGAGTGGCTATAATAGATGAGAAGCTTGCAGATAAAATATTTAAAAGAAAAGATGTTTTAGGGGAAAACTTAATAATAGATACAGGAGCCTCAAAGCTATCCTTAACTATTATTGGTATATATAAAACTCCAGGCGGGACTTTAGAAAATCTTGCCCAACAGTTTATAGGAGATACTACTACCCTTTATGTCCCATATACTATGATGAGAAGTCTAGGCTATGGAGACAGATATAGTCAATTTCAAATTAATATTGCTGACAACAAGAAAATAGATGAGGTTAGTAAAGAGATAATTAGTCTATTAGAAAGAAGACATAAAAATGTTGGAAAAGACTTTTATCTTTACCAAAGTGCTCAGCAGCAGATGGATATGATGAATAATGTGCTCAATATGTTAGCTAGCGTAGTAGGTGCTATAGCTGCAATATCCCTTTTAGTTGGAGGTATTGGTGTTATGAATATAATGCTAGTATCCGTAACAGAAAGAACTAGAGAAATAGGTATAAGAAAAGCAATAGGAGCTACTAGAAGAGATATATTAGTTCAGTTTTTAGTAGAAGCCATGATAGTATCAGGAACTGGAGGACTTATTGGAACCATCCTTGGACTTACTATACAGAGTATAATATCAATGTCCATTGGAATACCACCATCTGCATCTATAGGCACTATACTAATGGCAGTATTGTTTTCGGCTGCAGTAGGGATTTTCTTTGGAATGTATCCTGCAAACAAGGCTGCAAAGCTTGATCCTATTGAAGCTTTAAGATATGAATAA
- a CDS encoding Yip1 family protein, producing the protein MTENINQNGIEVKPLNWWERLKYIFISPSKAFENLKHHPRILFPMLVILIGVLLLSLPTVNMMKVVIKEAALEQYARMGIEMPEGFDSLMGIQVYTTIIFTVIAIAAVWLVKSALINAFSGFVNGTGTFKQAFSIIIYSYFPVFLGTIIKTVLTLITKQPNIVTSLAVFLPDSQATTFLYLLLGNLDIFVIWYQILAIIGISKVYGINKKSSAVLVLGTWIVFILITSGLGAVGTKLAGF; encoded by the coding sequence ATGACAGAAAACATTAATCAAAATGGAATTGAAGTAAAACCACTTAACTGGTGGGAAAGATTAAAGTATATTTTCATTAGCCCAAGTAAAGCCTTTGAAAATCTAAAGCACCATCCAAGAATTTTATTTCCTATGCTTGTAATATTAATAGGTGTATTGCTTTTATCACTACCAACGGTTAATATGATGAAGGTAGTAATTAAAGAAGCTGCCCTTGAGCAGTATGCAAGAATGGGAATAGAGATGCCAGAAGGCTTTGATTCGCTTATGGGTATTCAGGTTTACACAACTATTATATTTACGGTCATTGCCATAGCAGCAGTTTGGCTAGTTAAAAGTGCACTAATAAATGCATTTTCAGGTTTTGTAAATGGAACTGGCACATTTAAGCAAGCATTTTCAATAATTATATATTCTTATTTCCCTGTTTTTTTAGGAACTATTATTAAAACAGTTCTAACATTAATCACTAAGCAACCTAATATTGTTACTTCTCTTGCTGTATTTCTACCAGATTCACAAGCAACTACATTCTTATATCTTCTTTTAGGTAACTTGGATATATTTGTCATTTGGTATCAAATACTTGCTATAATAGGTATATCAAAGGTATATGGTATAAATAAGAAAAGCTCTGCTGTATTAGTTTTAGGCACTTGGATTGTATTTATATTGATTACATCAGGCTTAGGAGCAGTCGGAACAAAGCTAGCAGGATTTTAG
- the tsaD gene encoding tRNA (adenosine(37)-N6)-threonylcarbamoyltransferase complex transferase subunit TsaD, whose protein sequence is MQKDIITLAIETSCDETAAAVLKNGREVLSNIISSQIEIHKKFGGVVPEVASRKHIENINIIIQDALDKAGVTLDEVDNIGVTYGPGLVGALLVGISTAKALAFGKDIPLVPVNHIEGHIYANFIEFPELEPPFVCLVVSGGHTHLVYMKDYGEYELLGRTKDDAAGEAFDKIARALGLGYPGGPLIDKLATKGDKNAIDFPRVYLEEGSFDFSFSGLKSAVLNYLNSLKQKEISIPVEDVAASFQQSVIEVLTQKAIKAAKRMKTNTIVIAGGVAANEGLRNMLKERGSEEGLDIKFPSRILCTDNAAMIGCAAYYNYLKGNVAGLDLNGVPNLKLGDK, encoded by the coding sequence ATACAAAAGGATATTATTACGCTTGCTATTGAAACCTCCTGTGACGAAACAGCAGCAGCAGTCTTAAAGAACGGAAGAGAAGTATTGTCCAATATAATATCGTCTCAAATAGAAATACATAAAAAGTTTGGGGGAGTAGTTCCAGAGGTAGCCTCAAGAAAGCATATTGAAAACATTAATATAATAATACAGGATGCATTAGATAAAGCAGGAGTAACTTTAGACGAGGTTGACAATATAGGAGTAACCTATGGTCCAGGCCTTGTGGGAGCACTTCTCGTAGGTATATCAACAGCAAAAGCACTTGCATTTGGTAAGGATATTCCTTTAGTTCCAGTGAACCATATAGAAGGACATATATATGCAAATTTTATTGAATTCCCTGAGCTAGAGCCGCCCTTTGTTTGTCTTGTAGTATCAGGTGGACATACACATTTAGTATATATGAAGGATTATGGTGAATATGAGCTTTTAGGTAGAACTAAGGATGATGCAGCAGGAGAAGCCTTTGATAAAATAGCTAGAGCACTGGGATTAGGATATCCAGGTGGTCCACTTATAGACAAGCTAGCAACCAAAGGAGACAAAAATGCAATAGATTTTCCAAGAGTATATCTTGAGGAAGGCAGCTTTGATTTTAGCTTTAGCGGTCTTAAATCAGCAGTATTAAATTATTTAAACAGTCTAAAGCAAAAAGAAATCAGTATACCAGTAGAAGATGTTGCAGCAAGCTTTCAACAATCAGTAATAGAGGTTTTAACCCAAAAAGCTATAAAGGCTGCAAAAAGGATGAAAACTAATACTATAGTAATAGCAGGCGGAGTTGCTGCAAATGAAGGTCTGAGAAACATGCTAAAGGAAAGAGGAAGTGAAGAGGGGCTAGATATTAAATTTCCTTCTAGAATTTTATGCACAGATAATGCAGCGATGATAGGATGTGCAGCATATTATAATTATTTAAAGGGAAATGTAGCAGGATTAGATTTAAATGGGGTTCCAAATTTGAAGCTAGGGGATAAATAA
- a CDS encoding ATP-binding cassette domain-containing protein, whose amino-acid sequence MIVLSCSNISKSYIVDEILSKITFALNDNEKVGLVGLNGSGKSTLFNILSGKLSMDSGEIYVSKDCRIGYLEQNTQIESNKSIFDEVMEVFVPLIEMEKKLRELEHSISLEGENPESQLLGSLMDEYAHLMEEFQNKNGYGFKSEIKGTLKGLGFTEEQLNMSVSHLSGGQKARVMLGKLLLSKPDILLLDEPTNHLDIQAIDWLEKYIKEYKGAAIIISHDRYFLDNTVSRIFYLEKTLLKIYNGNYSSFMNKRKVELELLEKKYEEQQKEISRQEEIIRRFMSYGGQRYIRQAQSRQKMLERMKKLDSPSGENKKAKIRFEPKIKSGNDVLSAENLSKSFDDNPLFQNVSFKIYKGERVGLIGPNGVGKTTLFKMIMGKIPINGGNVALGHHVNIGYFDQELSNVNGEKTVLDEIWDENPSLDHYQIRSLLAQFLFIGDDIFKEISDLSGGEKSRVALIKLMMSRSNFLLMDEPTNHLDIDSKEVLEDALLSYDGTVLVISHDRYFLNKVANKILDLSNDGVTEYLGNYSYYLEKKNTPVYDDEEDLVEKTRTQLKAEKKREKDIKLLEKKQREMLRSIENNISELENRIHELENELCNPDVFSNHEKSQEIHQEILDLKENLEELYEQWLTLSLSSS is encoded by the coding sequence TTGATAGTTTTATCATGTAGCAATATATCAAAAAGCTATATAGTTGATGAAATACTAAGTAAAATTACTTTTGCCTTAAATGATAATGAAAAAGTTGGACTAGTAGGCTTAAATGGCTCTGGAAAATCTACTTTATTTAATATATTATCTGGGAAGCTCTCTATGGATTCTGGTGAAATCTATGTATCCAAGGATTGCAGAATAGGTTATCTTGAACAAAATACTCAAATCGAAAGCAATAAATCTATTTTTGATGAGGTAATGGAGGTTTTTGTTCCATTAATAGAAATGGAGAAAAAACTAAGGGAACTAGAGCATAGTATTAGCTTAGAAGGTGAAAATCCAGAATCTCAATTGCTAGGGAGCTTAATGGATGAGTATGCCCACCTAATGGAAGAATTCCAAAATAAAAATGGATATGGTTTTAAGAGTGAAATAAAAGGAACTTTAAAAGGATTAGGCTTTACTGAAGAACAGCTCAATATGTCTGTTTCTCATTTAAGTGGAGGACAAAAGGCTAGAGTAATGTTAGGGAAGCTACTGCTTAGCAAACCTGATATCCTTCTTCTAGATGAGCCTACAAATCATCTAGATATACAAGCTATAGATTGGCTAGAAAAATATATAAAGGAATACAAGGGAGCAGCAATAATAATTTCTCACGATAGATATTTTCTTGATAATACTGTAAGTAGAATATTTTATTTAGAAAAAACATTGTTGAAAATATATAATGGAAATTACTCTAGCTTTATGAATAAAAGAAAGGTTGAATTAGAGCTTTTAGAAAAAAAATACGAAGAGCAGCAGAAGGAAATCTCTAGACAAGAAGAAATCATTAGAAGATTTATGTCCTATGGAGGACAAAGATATATTAGACAGGCACAAAGTAGACAAAAGATGCTTGAAAGGATGAAAAAATTAGATTCACCTAGTGGAGAGAATAAGAAAGCAAAAATAAGATTTGAGCCAAAGATTAAAAGCGGTAATGATGTATTATCTGCTGAAAATTTAAGTAAATCCTTTGATGACAATCCTCTATTTCAAAATGTAAGCTTTAAAATATACAAAGGTGAAAGAGTAGGACTCATAGGCCCTAATGGAGTAGGTAAAACAACTCTTTTTAAAATGATTATGGGCAAAATACCTATTAATGGAGGAAATGTAGCCTTAGGTCATCATGTAAATATAGGTTATTTTGATCAAGAATTATCTAATGTTAATGGGGAAAAAACTGTTTTAGATGAAATTTGGGATGAAAATCCATCCTTAGACCATTATCAAATAAGATCTCTACTTGCACAGTTCTTGTTTATTGGTGATGATATTTTTAAGGAAATATCTGATTTAAGTGGAGGAGAAAAAAGTAGAGTAGCCCTTATAAAGCTTATGATGTCTAGATCAAATTTTCTTCTTATGGACGAGCCTACTAACCATCTGGATATAGACTCTAAGGAAGTACTAGAAGATGCACTGCTAAGCTATGACGGCACAGTTTTGGTCATTTCTCATGATAGATATTTCTTAAATAAGGTAGCAAATAAAATACTAGACTTATCTAATGATGGAGTAACTGAGTATCTAGGTAATTATTCATATTATCTTGAGAAAAAAAATACTCCTGTCTATGATGATGAGGAGGATTTAGTTGAAAAAACTAGAACTCAGCTTAAGGCTGAAAAGAAAAGAGAAAAGGATATAAAGCTGTTAGAGAAAAAGCAAAGAGAAATGCTAAGGAGCATTGAAAATAATATTTCCGAGCTGGAAAATAGAATACATGAGCTGGAAAATGAGCTCTGCAACCCAGATGTATTTTCAAATCATGAAAAAAGTCAGGAAATCCATCAAGAAATACTAGATTTAAAGGAAAACCTAGAGGAGCTTTATGAGCAGTGGTTAACATTATCTCTTTCTAGTTCTTAG
- a CDS encoding redox-sensing transcriptional repressor Rex produces the protein MERENKVSMAVIRRLPKYYRYLGELLDKDITRISSHELSNITGFTASQIRQDLNNFGGFGQQGYGYNVEELHKQLGKILGLEKIYKAVLVGAGNLGQAVANYKGFEDAGFKLLALFDKNPKLIGLKIRDIEILDVDNVEEFISKNEVEIGIITTPKEHAQSVADKFVKSNIKGIWNFAPTDLKVPEDIVVENVHLNESLFILSYMYKEKNEK, from the coding sequence ATGGAAAGAGAAAATAAAGTTTCTATGGCAGTTATCAGAAGGCTTCCTAAATACTACAGATATCTTGGAGAATTGTTAGATAAGGATATTACTAGGATTTCATCCCATGAGTTAAGTAATATAACTGGCTTTACAGCTTCACAAATAAGACAAGATTTGAATAATTTTGGGGGCTTTGGTCAACAAGGCTACGGATATAATGTAGAAGAGCTGCATAAACAGTTGGGGAAAATTTTAGGCTTAGAAAAGATTTATAAGGCTGTATTAGTGGGTGCAGGTAATTTAGGTCAGGCAGTAGCAAATTATAAAGGCTTTGAGGATGCTGGATTTAAGCTGTTGGCTTTATTTGATAAAAATCCTAAGCTCATTGGCTTAAAGATTAGAGACATTGAAATACTAGATGTAGATAATGTTGAAGAATTTATTTCTAAAAATGAAGTTGAAATAGGGATTATAACTACTCCTAAGGAGCATGCTCAAAGTGTAGCTGATAAATTTGTTAAAAGTAATATAAAGGGCATATGGAACTTTGCCCCTACAGATTTAAAAGTTCCAGAAGACATTGTAGTGGAAAACGTCCATTTAAATGAAAGCTTATTTATACTGTCATATATGTACAAAGAAAAGAACGAAAAGTAA
- a CDS encoding acyl-CoA dehydrogenase — MNFSLTKEQEMIRKVMREFAEKEIKPLAAEIDETERFPRESVEKMARYNMLSIPIPEEYGGAGGDDLAYAIAVEELSRVCGTTGVILSAHTSLGCWPIQKYGTEEQKQKYLIPMAKGEYLGAFGLTEPNAGTDAAGQQTVAVLDGDNYILNGTKIFITNGGQADVYIIFAMTDKSKGTRGISAFIVEKDFPGFKIGKKENKLGIRASATTELVFENCIVPKENLLGEIGKGFKIAMTTLDGGRIGIGAQALGIAQGALDEAVKFVKERQQFGRAIGQFQGIQWMIADMATKVEAARLMVYNAAYRKSAGLEYGNAAAMAKLFASEAAMEVTTMAVQLHGGYGYTRDYPVERMMRDAKITEIYEGTSQVQKMVISANALR; from the coding sequence ATGAATTTCAGTTTAACTAAGGAACAGGAAATGATAAGAAAAGTTATGAGGGAGTTTGCAGAAAAGGAAATAAAGCCTTTAGCTGCAGAAATTGATGAAACAGAAAGATTCCCTAGGGAAAGTGTAGAAAAAATGGCAAGGTATAATATGTTAAGTATTCCTATACCTGAAGAGTATGGTGGAGCAGGTGGAGATGATTTAGCCTATGCCATAGCTGTAGAAGAGCTTTCAAGAGTATGTGGAACGACAGGAGTAATATTGTCTGCACATACGTCACTTGGATGCTGGCCTATACAAAAGTATGGTACAGAAGAACAAAAACAAAAATATTTGATTCCAATGGCGAAAGGCGAATATTTAGGAGCTTTTGGTCTTACTGAGCCAAATGCAGGTACAGATGCTGCAGGTCAACAAACTGTTGCAGTACTTGATGGTGATAATTATATTCTAAATGGAACTAAAATATTTATAACTAATGGTGGTCAGGCAGATGTATACATAATATTTGCCATGACTGACAAGTCTAAGGGTACAAGAGGAATAAGCGCTTTTATTGTTGAAAAGGACTTTCCAGGATTTAAAATAGGTAAAAAGGAAAACAAATTGGGTATTAGAGCTTCTGCTACTACTGAGCTAGTGTTTGAAAATTGTATTGTGCCAAAAGAAAACCTACTAGGTGAAATAGGAAAGGGCTTTAAAATAGCCATGACTACTCTTGATGGCGGTAGAATAGGAATAGGTGCACAAGCACTAGGAATAGCTCAAGGAGCACTAGATGAAGCAGTTAAATTTGTTAAGGAAAGACAGCAATTTGGTAGAGCAATAGGGCAATTCCAAGGAATCCAGTGGATGATTGCAGATATGGCAACTAAGGTTGAGGCTGCTAGATTGATGGTGTACAATGCAGCTTATAGAAAATCAGCAGGTTTAGAATATGGTAATGCAGCTGCAATGGCTAAGCTGTTTGCCTCAGAAGCAGCGATGGAAGTGACTACTATGGCTGTACAGCTACATGGAGGCTATGGTTATACTAGAGATTACCCTGTTGAGAGAATGATGAGAGATGCTAAGATAACTGAAATATATGAGGGTACTTCGCAGGTTCAAAAAATGGTAATATCAGCAAATGCCTTAAGATAG